In Meleagris gallopavo isolate NT-WF06-2002-E0010 breed Aviagen turkey brand Nicholas breeding stock chromosome 5, Turkey_5.1, whole genome shotgun sequence, a single window of DNA contains:
- the PROX2 gene encoding prospero homeobox protein 2, with protein MIPYQLQGSSLVPRQKEDTRNGRSAPAQDRGCVATKHHQGMKTEPCFQMDPLLPSPSSSLMSQLLSHTAVSRSLDPCTHFPSSAVEPPQGYELGVPLREAAQTLAITRTCGPAPVPCAADGEQLSNEYLQAKRARVESIIQGMSIPPAHQGLEGGLGQGRERGREVPHRGKRKPRVPQQQGAGVAGQGAPATGSPHTAECQQLREQLCFLEQQLRWLQERFSQVCDSGDAAQTQEGAEEVQLLPGKAGDRVGRDGVATTHHPHTATLWESILEVDGPTTGENEEGRGSAGILPSVARVLSQALKHELAGMTSRVVDSVLKTVWPKTASHLLQQRLELGPDARGECFPAGKGRKPLAKAPSLSTLGSRRPEAPSLSLGKSSQARSFSPEGVRNFRQAPSVGHRPGSAAPAVQDSQLLGQLLVYTPHNHWGSPAASENWRMEPADARWAVTKLRPLAVRPLGPDMVEGNRTPLTPTHEALTPGHLKKAKLMFFFTRYPSSALLRSYFLDVQFSRCINSQLIKWFSNFREFYYIQVEKFARQALLEGVVEATALRVSRDSELFRALNMHYNKGNDFQVPSCFLEVASLTLQEFFSAVRAGRDADPSWKKPIYKIISKLDSHIPEVFKAAGCSEELPHN; from the exons ATGATCCCCTACCAGTTGCAGGGTAGCTCACTGGTGCCCAGGCAGAAAGAGGACACGAGGAATGGCAGGTCTGCCCCCGCCCAGGACAGAGGCTGTGTTGCCACAAAGCACCACCAAGGGATGAAAACAGAACCCTGTTTCCAGATGGACCCTCTGTTGCCTTCCCCTAGCTCATCCCTCATGTCACAACTGCTCAGCCACACAGCAGTTAGCAGGAGCCTGGACCCCTGCACccatttcccttcctctgccGTGGAGCCGCCCCAGGGCTATGAACTTGGTGTGCCTCTCAGAGAAGCAGCACAAACCCTGGCTATCACCAGAACCTGTGGCCCCGCTCCTGTGCCCTGTGCAgctgatggggagcagctctCCAATGAGTACCTACAAGCCAAGAGGGCTAGAGTGGAGAGCATCATCCAAGGCATGAGCATCCCTCCAGCCCACCAGGGCTTGGAGGGAGGATTGGGGCAGGGCAGGGAGAGAGGCAGGGAAGTGCCCCACCGGGGCAAGAGGAAGCCGAGGGTACCTCAGCAGCAGGGAGCGGGAGTGGCTGGGCAAGGGGCACCTGCCACGGGCAGCCCCCACACAGCAGAGTgccagcagctgagggagcagctctgctttctagagcagcagctgaggtgGCTTCAGGAGAGGTTCTCCCAGGTCTGTGACTCTGGGGATGCTGCCCAAACCCAGGAAGGTGCCGAGGAAGTGCAACTGCTTCCTGGAAAAGCTGGAGACAGAGTGGGCAGGGATGGTGTTGCCACCACCCACCATCCACACACAGCCACTCTCTGGGAGAGCATCCTGGAGGTGGATGGGCCCACTACAGGGGAGAACGAGGAAGGCAGAGGCAGTGCAGGCATCCTGCCCTCAGTGGCCAGGGTGCTCTCTCAGGCCTTGAAACACGAGCTGGCTGGGATGACGTCCCGTGTGGTGGACTCCGTCTTGAAGACTGTGTGGCCAAAGACAGCCAGCCACCTCCTACAGCAACGGCTAGAACTAGGGCCAGATGCCAGGGGAGAGTGTTTTCCTGCTGGGAAAGGCAGAAAACCACTTGCTAAGGCACCCTCCCTGAGCACACTGGGCTCACGTCGGCCAGAGGCACCATCACTATCATTGGGGAAGAGCTCTCAGGCCAGATCCTTCAGCCCGGAAGGAGTCAGAAACTTCCGTCAGGCACCCAGTGTGGGTCACAGGCCAGGCTCAGCTGCCCCAGCAGTGCAGGACAGTCAGCTCCTGGGCCAGCTGCTGGTCTACACCCCACACAACCactggggcagccctgctgcctcaGAGAATTGGCGCATGGAGCCCGCAGATGCACGCTGGGCAGTCACCAAGCTGCGGCCATTGGCAGTGAGGCCCCTGGGCCCTGACATGGTGGAGGGGAACAGAACACCCCTTACGCCTACTCAC GAGGCGCTGACTCCTGGCCACCTGAAGAAGGCCAAGCTGATGTTCTTCTTCACCCGCTaccccagctcagctctgctgaggtCCTACTTCCTTGACGTGCAG TTCAGCCGCTGCATCAACTCCCAGCTCATCAAGTGGTTCAGCAACTTCCGTGAGTTCTACTACATCCAGGTGGAGAAGTTTGCCCGGCAGGCCCTGCTGGAGGGCGTCGTGGAGGCCACAGCCCTGCGCGTCTCACGGGACTCAGAGCTCTTCCGTGCTCTCAACATGCACTATAACAAGGGGAATGACTTCCAG GTCCCCAGCTGCTTCCTGGAGGTGGCAAGCCTGACGCTGCAGGAGTTCTTCAGCGCGGTGCGGGCGGGCAGGGATGCCGACCCCTCCTGGAAAAAGCCTATTTACAAAATCATCTCCAAACTGGACAGCCACATCCCCGAAGTGTTCAAAGCTGCGGGCTGCTCCGAGGAGCTGCCCCACAATTGA